The Streptococcus oralis genome segment ACCTAGGTGATTGGAAATGCTACGAACACTGACACGTTTTCCTATTGGTAGCTCTTCCAGATAACTTAAGATTTCTTGGTGTTTACTCACTGAATTCTCCTTTAACGTATCGAAATTCAAGGTAGTCTCTCATTTTTCGTGTATAGCGATCACTCCCCTTAAACTGTCGGAAGAGACTAAATCCCGATTTTAAGGCAACTTTCTGACTAGCTTGATTCTCCAGATGAGTGATGATGGATAATCGTTTTAAACCAAATTCTTCAAATGAAAGTTGACAAAGTTTGGTAACTACTTCTGTCATAAAGCCTTGAGACCAAGAATCCTTTTTTAAGAAGTAACCAATTTCTGCTTCTTTTTTGATTTCATCGATTTTTTCAAATTTAATAGAGCCAATCATTTCCTGATTTCCTTGGAGACAAATTGCCCAGACACCTAGAGGAGCCTTCATAAAATAGTTAGCAAGTGCATACTGACTTTCTTCCAAACTTGCTTGACTGGGAAAAATAAACTGCAAATTCTCAGGGTTTGAAGCAATCTCGAAAAACGCTTGACTGTCACTAAAAAAGAAAGGACGCAAATACAAGCGCTCCGTTTCAAAAAAAGAAAACATTGCTAATTTGGTCCAAATATTCATAATCACCTCAACGGCTTAGTCTTCGACGAGTGTAATATCTGCTCCAAGACTACGTAATTTTTCAATAATATCTGAGTAGCCCCGAAGGATAAACTCAATATTTGTAATTTCAGTCTGGCCTTGAGCCATCAATCCAGCAATCACAAGTGCAGCACCAGCTCGCAAGTCTGTAGCTTTCACCTTAGCACCATGTAGAACACGCCCACCAGTGTAGAAAATATGGTCATTTGTAGTCGCAATATCCGCATCCATTTTTGCTAATTCAAAGACATGATTGACACGTTTTTCATAAATGGTATCAATAATAGTTCCACGACCTTGAGCAGTTAGTAAAAGTGGTGTGATTGGTTGTTGCAAATCGGTTGCAAACCCAGGATAGGGAGCTGTTTTGATATTGATGGCCTTCAAATCAGATTGTTCTTCAACAAAGATACTATCCTCAGAGACTGTCATACGAACACCCATTTCCTCTAGTTTGGCGATAAAGCCTTCTAAGTGTTCATAGAGAACGTTGTTAATACGAATTCCTTTTCCTACCGCTGCAGCAAGTGAAATATAGGTTCCAGCTTCGATACGATCTGGGATTACTTGGTGACGAGTTCCATGAAGTTTCTCGACACCATCAATAATGATAATATCAGTCCCAGCACCACGAATATGGGCCCCCATGTTGTTCAAAAGGGTAGCAACATCGATAATTTCCGGTTCACGAGCCGCATTTTCAATGACAGTGCGTCCCTTAGCTTTAACTGCAGCAATCATAGTGTTAATCGTTGCACCAACACTGACGGTATCCATGTAGATACTTGCGCCGTGAAGTCCCTTGCCCTGGGCAGATAAATTCATATTATCTCCCTCATAGCTGACCTTAGCTCCCATGGCTTCAAAGGCTTTTAAGTGAAGGTCAATCGGACGAGGCCCCAGATCACATCCACCAGGAAGTCCAACTGTAGCTTCACCAAAGCGACCTAAAAGACTTCCGTAGAAATAATAAGAAGCACGAAGGCTATTAATCTTGCCATAAGGCATAGGAATATTTTGAACACCTCTTGGATCAATCTCCAAGACATCCTCATAACGCTTAACAGTCGCCCCCATAATTTCCATAATTTCTACAAGACTAGCAACGTCTGAAATAT includes the following:
- a CDS encoding GNAT family N-acetyltransferase — protein: MNIWTKLAMFSFFETERLYLRPFFFSDSQAFFEIASNPENLQFIFPSQASLEESQYALANYFMKAPLGVWAICLQGNQEMIGSIKFEKIDEIKKEAEIGYFLKKDSWSQGFMTEVVTKLCQLSFEEFGLKRLSIITHLENQASQKVALKSGFSLFRQFKGSDRYTRKMRDYLEFRYVKGEFSE
- a CDS encoding UDP-N-acetylglucosamine 1-carboxyvinyltransferase, with amino-acid sequence MRKIVINGGHPLQGEITISGAKNSVVALIPAIILSDDIVTLDCVPDISDVASLVEIMEIMGATVKRYEDVLEIDPRGVQNIPMPYGKINSLRASYYFYGSLLGRFGEATVGLPGGCDLGPRPIDLHLKAFEAMGAKVSYEGDNMNLSAQGKGLHGASIYMDTVSVGATINTMIAAVKAKGRTVIENAAREPEIIDVATLLNNMGAHIRGAGTDIIIIDGVEKLHGTRHQVIPDRIEAGTYISLAAAVGKGIRINNVLYEHLEGFIAKLEEMGVRMTVSEDSIFVEEQSDLKAINIKTAPYPGFATDLQQPITPLLLTAQGRGTIIDTIYEKRVNHVFELAKMDADIATTNDHIFYTGGRVLHGAKVKATDLRAGAALVIAGLMAQGQTEITNIEFILRGYSDIIEKLRSLGADITLVED